The nucleotide sequence GTCGCTGGGCTTTTCGTGGTTACGCCGGGTACGAACTTCACGCAGGGTGCCTTCGCGGTCGAGTTTTTTCTTCAACCGGCGCAGCGCCTTGTCCACGGACTCACCTTTTTTCAATTTTACTTCTGTCACAAAAAATCACCTCACTCCCTGTATTTTCGTCATGCGAAAGGGTGTACAGACTAATCGATTTAAGTTTTCAATGTCAAATATTAATGTAAGTATTTTGAAATCAACAGGATACGACTAAAAAGCGGCCTTAATCGACGAAAATCAGGCAGAAAAAAACAAGATTTAACGCCAAGTCGCAAAGGGCAAAAGGCGCAAAAAGAAGGGGAGCATCCGCCAGAGTCCGCGGCGGCGGACGGAGTGCGAACATTTTATCCACAGATTGAACTGATTTGCGCAAAGAGAGCCCGAAAGTGGGAATTCAGAATTTTGAATTCAGAAGTGAAAAAAACTTCAAAACTTGGTGACTTGGAATCCTGGCCGTTCAATCTTCAAACTTGAAACAGAAAACCTGAAACCTGACACTGAAGCAATGCCGCGCAATTTCGTCCACCTGCATGTTCATACCGAATACTCCCTGCTCGACGGGGCGTGCCGCATTTCGGATCTGATGGACCGCGCGCGGGAGTTTGGCATGACCGCGATGGCGTTGACGGACCACGGCAATCTGTTTGGGGCGATTGATTTTTATCAGGAAGCGAAAAAAGCCGGCATCAAACCGATCATCGGTTGCGAGGTCTATATGGCGCCGGGCAATCGCATGGACAAGACCTCGCCGAACGGGC is from Candidatus Methylacidiphilales bacterium and encodes:
- the rpsU gene encoding 30S ribosomal protein S21, which gives rise to MKKGESVDKALRRLKKKLDREGTLREVRTRRNHEKPSDRRRRKAKEPKINYWGNFSL
- a CDS encoding PHP domain-containing protein encodes the protein MPRNFVHLHVHTEYSLLDGACRISDLMDRAREFGMTAMALTDHGNLFGAIDFYQEAKKAGIKPIIGCEVYMAPGNRMDKTSPNG